Proteins found in one Prochlorococcus marinus CUG1433 genomic segment:
- the arsB gene encoding ACR3 family arsenite efflux transporter, whose amino-acid sequence MQFSDRYLSIWVFLAMCIGSLSGYLFPNLSQFIGGLELSRINLPIAILIWGMIFPMMLSIDFKSIINLKYKIKGFSIVLFINWLIKPVSMAIIAASFLYFLYGNFIDPVLAKEYVSGMILLGIAPCTAMVFVWSNLVKGDPLFTLIQVAINDLILILAFPLLSKILLGFNSIDIPLDTVFGSVIIFILVPLFLAIFLKNKIYSEKRIKSILNKSKSYSLFFLILTVFLLFFVQSKSILQNPIHIILISIPLIIQTLFIFYLTAFSMKFFRQKYSISCPGSMIAASNFFELAVAVSITLFGINSGAALATIVGVLVEVPLMLYLVNISKSSKILFIK is encoded by the coding sequence GATCTTTATCCGGTTATTTATTTCCTAATTTATCTCAATTTATAGGCGGATTAGAGCTCTCAAGAATAAATCTTCCAATAGCAATTCTTATCTGGGGAATGATTTTCCCAATGATGTTATCAATAGATTTCAAGTCAATAATAAATTTGAAATATAAGATTAAAGGATTTTCTATTGTCCTTTTTATTAATTGGTTAATAAAACCAGTTTCAATGGCCATCATTGCAGCCTCTTTTTTATATTTTTTATATGGTAATTTTATAGATCCTGTACTTGCTAAAGAATATGTTTCTGGAATGATTCTATTAGGAATAGCGCCATGTACAGCAATGGTTTTTGTCTGGAGTAATCTTGTTAAAGGCGATCCTTTATTTACTTTAATCCAAGTAGCTATTAATGATCTAATATTAATTTTAGCCTTTCCATTATTGTCAAAAATTCTTTTAGGATTTAACAGTATAGATATCCCGTTAGATACTGTTTTCGGTTCTGTAATAATCTTTATTTTGGTACCACTTTTTCTAGCAATATTTTTAAAAAATAAAATCTATAGCGAAAAAAGAATAAAAAGTATTTTGAATAAAAGTAAAAGTTATTCGTTGTTTTTTTTAATTCTTACAGTCTTTTTATTATTCTTTGTTCAATCAAAATCTATATTACAAAATCCTATTCATATAATCTTAATTTCAATTCCATTAATAATACAGACTCTTTTTATTTTTTATTTAACTGCTTTTTCAATGAAGTTTTTTAGGCAAAAGTATTCTATTTCCTGTCCAGGATCGATGATAGCAGCTTCAAACTTTTTTGAACTTGCAGTAGCTGTATCGATAACTCTTTTTGGGATTAATTCAGGAGCTGCTTTAGCCACTATAGTTGGGGTACTAGTAGAAGTTCCTTTGATGCTTTATTTAGTAAATATTTCTAAGTCTTCCAAAATATTATTTATAAAGTAA